GATTTCTGTATCCAGAACGTCTCCAACTGAAATATGTATTCTTTTCTTAGTTCCCATGACACCACTTAAAATGGTCATGAAATCTTCGTTTTTTTCTTTGATATAAACTTCGTTATTTGCTTCTGCCATTAATTGCGGCATTTTCAGAACATCTGTAGGATCATATTCGTAAGAAATAGAAACCGGAACGATTTTTAATTTCTTAAAATAATCCATCAAATTAGGTTCATCAGAACCCATTCCGATCATTTTTAAAACGCCTGGATTGGTTTCGTCATTTCCGTCTTTTGTTCTTCCTTCTCTCTGGGCAATCCAAACCGAACGATTTTCGCGAAGCAATAATTGACCTATATATTCAGAAAGTAATTTAGAACTTTGCAACATTTCACGAGGTGTTAATCCTCTTAAAACCAAAAAGTTTCTATTTAGTTTTGCTAATGTCGACAAGAAGGCTTTTTTAACCAGATTATCTCCAATTGCTGATGCTGTCATAACTAAACCATGCTCAAACAAACAAACATTTAGCAAAGTAGTGTCTAAAAGAATATCTCTGTGATTGGATACAAATAAATAAGAAGTGTTTGGCTCCAGTTTTTCAAAACCAGAAGTTGTTAAACCCTCAGAACTTCTTTCAAGGACTTTCTGAATAGTATTGTAAATAAAGTTACACTGAAAATCACGAATCGAATGTGTTTTCTTAAGCTGATCCTTCCAAACCTCGTCTTCTACTTCCGGAAAAGTAAAATTCATCATGGCTTTCATCATCGGATGATTAACAACACCATGAAGTGCTTCATTTATTTCGGAATCATAAAACGGTCGAATGGCATCAAATCTCTGCATTATTTATTTGGGTTTAAGTGGGCAAAAGAACAAAAAAAAAATTAAAGTTTTGTAAGGTCTTGGTTAAATCCCAAAAACGTCTTTTGAGTTTTGAGTTGTAATTGTTGCAACTTCTTCTATAGAAACATCATAAATATCGCTTAACTTGGCAATAACATTGACCAAATAACTGCTTTCATTTCGTTTTCCTCTGTAAGGAATTGGCGCTAAATAGGGCGAGTCTGTCTCGAGAACGATGTGTTTTAAATCGATTTGATTTAAAAACTGATCAATTTTTCCATTCTTAAATGTAACAACACCACCAATTCCTAATTTCATATTATAAGAAATGGCTTGTAATGCCTGATCTAAAGTTCCGGAAAAACAATGAAAAATCCCAAATAAATCTTCAGATTTTTCTTCTTCAAGCACTTCGAAGATCTCATCAAATGCTTCACGGCAGTGAATTACAATGGGCAATTTGTATTGTTTTGCCAACTGAATTTGTCTCTTAAAGGCAATTTGCTGCTCTTTTAGATGTGTTTTATCCCAATACAAATCGATTCCGATTTCACCAACAGCATAGAATTTTCGCTTTGACAATTCGGTTTCCACATGTGCAAGTTCTTCCAGATAATTGTCTTTCACGTAAGTGGGATGTAAACCCATCATCAGAAATATATTATCCGGATAGTTTTTCTCTAAATCGTACATAGACTGGGTTGCTGCCGCATCGATTGCAGGAATAAAAAAACGTGTGATTCCGGCATCTATAGCGCGTTGAATCATTTCGTCACGATCCTGATCAAACTCTTCAGAATATAAATGGGTGTGTGTATCGGTAATAATTGGTATTAAATTCAATTGTTTCTGTTTTATAGTTGTCAAAATTACGACAATATTAAAAGAATAGCAATTGCGGGTTTATTGGCACACGGATTTTACAGATTCACTTCGCGAAAACGCGGATGAAAAACGGATTTTTCTGTTTTTGTCGTACTGAGCGAAGCCGAAGTCCAGCTAAAAAAAGTCCCCCGATTCTTTTTTTCTTGCTGATAATGTCTTCGACTTCGCTCAGATGACATACTTTATTTATTTCCCTGTTTCTGCAAACAGCAAAGCTCTTTCTAAAATCTCATCTTTTCCTTCCTGAACTCCTTTTACAGTTAATTTTACTTCAATATTTGGAACGATTCCTATTCTCTGAGTTTCTTTTTTATTTGGATAAAAAACACCTGAAGAAGTAAAACTGGAATCAAACCCCTTGATAATTGTAAAAAAATAATTTGATCCGTCTGCTCCTGAAGTTTGCATACCAATAACAGTTGCATTTGGGGCTGTTTGAAGACTCATTACTGTTTGCTCCCCAAAACTATGTGTCCCGGGACCTACTAAAACAATTACTTTCCCTTTATAATAATCTGCATTGATTTTTCCGCATTCCTGCATTTCATCATTAAAATAATAGCGGCCGGGATAACTTAAATCCTGATAAAGTAATCTCAGGATTGGTTTAGGTTCTGAATTTAAGTAGTCACTTACTAAAAAGTCTGTAGAAATCGGTCTTGCTCTAACATCAAAAATGATAGATTTTGTGTTTTTTAATTCTTCCATCATGCCCGCAATATCTTCTTTTGGCACTTTACTCATTCTTACCATACCAATATTATTTCCCAAAATCTCCCATTTTGCAGTACTTTTTGGCGGCGTCCTTTTAATTTTTTCATTCAGATAACGATGTATCTTTTTTGTTGAGATAACATTATCTCGCATAAACTCAATCTCAAATTCATCATCATTTCCTGTAAACATTACAAAACTAGCATTAGCTGCCGCTGCAGCCTTGTTAGATCCCTGCATGTATCTGGAGAAATCTTGTACTTTCTCTTTTATGCTAACTCCGTCAAGTTTAGTAATAATGTCACCAATTTTTAAATCGTCAATCTTGGCCAATGAATCATTGGCTAAACTTACAATTACAGATTTGTCATCTACTAATCTGGCAGTGAAAGCTGGATATTTCTCACCTCCTAAATACTTAAACATAGCTGTATTAATCGTCGCGGCATGCGAATCATTAAGTTTTATAGAGATTACTCGCATTGCCATTAAAAATTCTTTTTCAGACTTTGAATTCGAAATTTGAGGCAGAATTTCAACTAGTGCATCATCCCAATTTTGATCCATTACATATTTATACGGAAAAAAATATTCAACATAATTCCAGAAACGGAACAATCCTAAAAGTCGTAAATTCTTATCTGTCCATTTAAATTCAGCATATTCCGGTTCATTCACAAACTGAAGCTTAACACCTTCGCCATCTCGGTTTACATAATAATTTGAACCTTGAAATCTATTTTCAGTAATAAATTTCAATTTATTTGAAAGGTTTTTAGAAAATATCTTTTCTTTTTGTGTCCACTCTAAATTTAGATTTTTATTAAAATAATCCTTTTTTGAATCATTACTGACAAGCTTATTTACCGGAACTTCTCCCAGTTCCTCTATCCATTTTTCTATTACTAATGAATATTCTTCTTTTGTTGAAGCATTTTCCACTTTTGGTAATACTTTAAAAAGCTGTTCATCCCAATTTACTTTCCCACCAGCAACAACAGGATGATAATATTTTAAGAAGCCCCAAACTTTGCAGGTCGCAGCAAGTTTTTCGGTTTCGGTAATTTTTGTAGTACCAAAAAGGGCTTGATAGAATAGAATAAGAAAAAGTAAAATAGCTTTTTGCATTTAACAAATTGGTTAAGAATAATAAATCGTTTTTGGCTTGTTATTGGTATAAAATAAAAATCGAATTTAGAACTAAAAATCTAAATTCGATTACGGGTTCACGTAAAGCGACTTATAAAAAGTCAATTTTTACTATTTTGATTGCAAATTCACTAGAAACAACTTACCCTAAGGCATCCAAAAGATCCTGAACTTCATCATAATCCTGGTAATCCTGAGAAATGGTTTGCAATAACTTTTTGCAGGATTCGTAGTCTCTTTGTTTTAATTTGGATAATGCCAAATACCAGATTGCTTTTTCTTTATAGGCTGAATTTCCTGATTTTAATTCATTAAAAACTGCCTCTGCTTTTAGAAACTGACTTTGTTCCAAAAGAGAAATGGCATAGAAATATTGTATTTCGGGTGTTTTTGTTTTTTGCAGAATTGCTTCGAAATGCGGAATTGCCAGCGAATATCTTTTACTATTAAATTCTGTTTCGGCTTGTTTTAAAGGGCCGCCTTCGCTTCCTCTTTCAGCAAAAGCAGCTTGTTCGGGATTATTGTAATCCTCAAAAACCGGGTTCTGATTGTAATTAAAAAAGAACAATCCGAACAAAATTATAATTGATCCTGCAACAGCAAAATACCAGGGTTTTAAACCAGTGGCTTTTGGTTTCTTGTTAAAGTGATTTTCTGAAATCTGTTCCAGGTTTTCTTTAAACTCTTCTCTTTCTTGCTCAAAACCAGATGTATTTTGTCCCTGAAGTTCAAAATCTTCGGTCTGCGCAATTAATTCCAACGCCGATTCATTTATAGAGGTCACATCTTCGTGAATGGTCACACCGTCATTAGATATTTTTTTAAACTCCTTGAGCCATTTTCTTTTGCATAATAAAAGAAAGTAAGTATCAAATGGACATTTCAGATTTAATCCCTTTGATTTTGCCTGATTAAAAAGTAAGAGTAGAACTTCCTCTACTATTCCTTTAGCTTGTTCTTTATCACCGGAATTATTGAGAACAAAAAAAACGACTTTGGGCACAGACTTCTGATAAATTGATTCTATAATTTCTGAATCATTTGAAGCGATTCCATCAATATACTTTTGGTCTCGATGTGTCTTAATTTTATCCATAAAAAAACTTTTAATCTTATAAAGTTAAAAAAGAATATTAAATAATTTCAAATATACCTTAACATTTACTAAATCAGACCTATATAAGATTTACAATGCTCTTTTTTTTATCTGTTTTTTATGGAGAAAAAATCAGAAAATTATATCTATTATATCGTTAGCTTTTTGTTTGTAATTGGCTTATTTTTGATATTCAATCAGTATTTAAAATGGAAAATCTTCATGCCGTTCTCAAAAAAGAGAAATACAAAAAAATAAAATTTAAGGTTACCAAAACGCAACACCTTCAAATTAAAGCCAAAATCAACGGCATATCCGGAAATTTTATTTTAGATACAGGTGCTTCAAATACCTGCATTGGTTTTGAAAGTATTGAGCGTTTTGAACTGGCAGCAAAAAAATCAAAAACTAAAGCCTCGGGAGCCGGCGGTACCGGAATGGCAACGCAAATTTCATCTGAAAATAAATTACAACTAGGCAGTTGGAAAAATAAAGATTTCAGCATTGTTATTTTTGATCTTTCTCACGTAAATGAAGCTTTGAAATCATTTAAAGCAAAACCGGTACATGGCATTATTGGTGCTGATGTTCTATTGCAGGGAAAAGCGATAATTGATTATTTCAACCATTATTTGTATTTAAAATAGAAAAATTCCAAATTCCAAATTCCAAATTCCAAATTCCAAATTCCAAACAAAAAACTTCAAAATGAAGGTTTTTTGTATATTATTCCTGCTGAATAATTTCTGTTTTTGGAACTGAATGTTTTTTCAATGAAAAATAAGCAACTACCGTACTCAGTAACATTAAAAAACCACCTAAAATAAATGGTGCTCCGGCAAATTTAAAAGGTGCATCACTGTGGGTAAAAAAATAAAAGGTATTAGCCATCATTGGCGGTCCAATTATAGAAGATGCACTCATTAAACTTGTTAGAGTTCCCTGAATTTCTCCTTGTTCACTTGGTGATACTTTACTGGCTACTACAGATTGTAATGCAGGACCGGCGATTCCGCCAAGGCAATATGGAATTAAAAACACAAACATCATCCAGCTTTCGCTTGCAAAGGCAAATAATAACATTCCGATGGTATATAAAGCTAAACCAATATAAATACTTTTCTCATTTCCAATTTTTGGATTGATATATCGAACTAATCCTCCTTGAACAACTCCAACTAATAATCCAATAATTCCTAATGAGATTCCGATCATTCGTTCATCCCAGTTAAATTGATAAATGGTGAAGAAACTCCAGTTACTTTGTACGGCATGCGAACCAACATATAAAAGGAATATAGCTGAGATTAATCCAATTAATTCCTGATGTTTTTTTAAACCTAAAATTGCTCCGACCGGATTGGCACGCCTCCAGTCAAAAGGTCTGCGGTTTTCTTTTTTAAGCGATTCCGGCAAAATGAAAAATCCGTACAGGAAATTTACCATGCACAATACTGCTGCTGCATAAAAAGGAACTCTTGAACCGTATTGCCCCAATAAACCGCCAATAACAGGTCCTATAATAAATCCTAATCCGAAAGCGGCTCCAACCAAACCAAAATTCTTTGCTCTGTTTTCTGCAGTACTAACATCTGCAATATAAGCAGAAGCAGTTGTAATACTGGCTCCGGTAACTCCTGCTATAATTCTACCAATAAACAACCAAAGAATTGTTGGTGAAAAAGCCAATAAGAGATAATCTAATGAGAATCCAAAAAGAGAAATTAAGATAATTGGTCTTCTTCCAAATTTATCACTCAGATTTCCAATAACAGGTGCAAATACAAATTGAGTTATCGCATATGCAAAAGTTAGCCAGCCACCAATTTTTGCGGCTTCACTAATATCACCGTGAATCAATTCTTCGATTAATTTTGGAATTACAGGGATAATAATTCCCCATCCGGTAATGTCTATTAACATGGTTATAAAAATGAAACCAATTGCAGCAGATTTATCTTTTTGTAGCATAGTACTTTTTAGTAAGGTGATACAAA
The sequence above is drawn from the Flavobacterium sp. N2038 genome and encodes:
- a CDS encoding TatD family hydrolase, encoding MNLIPIITDTHTHLYSEEFDQDRDEMIQRAIDAGITRFFIPAIDAAATQSMYDLEKNYPDNIFLMMGLHPTYVKDNYLEELAHVETELSKRKFYAVGEIGIDLYWDKTHLKEQQIAFKRQIQLAKQYKLPIVIHCREAFDEIFEVLEEEKSEDLFGIFHCFSGTLDQALQAISYNMKLGIGGVVTFKNGKIDQFLNQIDLKHIVLETDSPYLAPIPYRGKRNESSYLVNVIAKLSDIYDVSIEEVATITTQNSKDVFGI
- a CDS encoding 1-acyl-sn-glycerol-3-phosphate acyltransferase, with the translated sequence MQRFDAIRPFYDSEINEALHGVVNHPMMKAMMNFTFPEVEDEVWKDQLKKTHSIRDFQCNFIYNTIQKVLERSSEGLTTSGFEKLEPNTSYLFVSNHRDILLDTTLLNVCLFEHGLVMTASAIGDNLVKKAFLSTLAKLNRNFLVLRGLTPREMLQSSKLLSEYIGQLLLRENRSVWIAQREGRTKDGNDETNPGVLKMIGMGSDEPNLMDYFKKLKIVPVSISYEYDPTDVLKMPQLMAEANNEVYIKEKNEDFMTILSGVMGTKKRIHISVGDVLDTEIDQIVAENDNVNKQVQALAQAIDDSVLKNYQLWPTNFIAYDILNNTDKFAHKYKESEKSLFERRLEMRIGSDNPVTRQGFLAMYANPVVNKLKYQDVI
- a CDS encoding tetratricopeptide repeat protein, giving the protein MDKIKTHRDQKYIDGIASNDSEIIESIYQKSVPKVVFFVLNNSGDKEQAKGIVEEVLLLLFNQAKSKGLNLKCPFDTYFLLLCKRKWLKEFKKISNDGVTIHEDVTSINESALELIAQTEDFELQGQNTSGFEQEREEFKENLEQISENHFNKKPKATGLKPWYFAVAGSIIILFGLFFFNYNQNPVFEDYNNPEQAAFAERGSEGGPLKQAETEFNSKRYSLAIPHFEAILQKTKTPEIQYFYAISLLEQSQFLKAEAVFNELKSGNSAYKEKAIWYLALSKLKQRDYESCKKLLQTISQDYQDYDEVQDLLDALG
- a CDS encoding retropepsin-like aspartic protease gives rise to the protein MENLHAVLKKEKYKKIKFKVTKTQHLQIKAKINGISGNFILDTGASNTCIGFESIERFELAAKKSKTKASGAGGTGMATQISSENKLQLGSWKNKDFSIVIFDLSHVNEALKSFKAKPVHGIIGADVLLQGKAIIDYFNHYLYLK
- a CDS encoding S41 family peptidase, with product MQKAILLFLILFYQALFGTTKITETEKLAATCKVWGFLKYYHPVVAGGKVNWDEQLFKVLPKVENASTKEEYSLVIEKWIEELGEVPVNKLVSNDSKKDYFNKNLNLEWTQKEKIFSKNLSNKLKFITENRFQGSNYYVNRDGEGVKLQFVNEPEYAEFKWTDKNLRLLGLFRFWNYVEYFFPYKYVMDQNWDDALVEILPQISNSKSEKEFLMAMRVISIKLNDSHAATINTAMFKYLGGEKYPAFTARLVDDKSVIVSLANDSLAKIDDLKIGDIITKLDGVSIKEKVQDFSRYMQGSNKAAAAANASFVMFTGNDDEFEIEFMRDNVISTKKIHRYLNEKIKRTPPKSTAKWEILGNNIGMVRMSKVPKEDIAGMMEELKNTKSIIFDVRARPISTDFLVSDYLNSEPKPILRLLYQDLSYPGRYYFNDEMQECGKINADYYKGKVIVLVGPGTHSFGEQTVMSLQTAPNATVIGMQTSGADGSNYFFTIIKGFDSSFTSSGVFYPNKKETQRIGIVPNIEVKLTVKGVQEGKDEILERALLFAETGK
- a CDS encoding TCR/Tet family MFS transporter, with product MLQKDKSAAIGFIFITMLIDITGWGIIIPVIPKLIEELIHGDISEAAKIGGWLTFAYAITQFVFAPVIGNLSDKFGRRPIILISLFGFSLDYLLLAFSPTILWLFIGRIIAGVTGASITTASAYIADVSTAENRAKNFGLVGAAFGLGFIIGPVIGGLLGQYGSRVPFYAAAVLCMVNFLYGFFILPESLKKENRRPFDWRRANPVGAILGLKKHQELIGLISAIFLLYVGSHAVQSNWSFFTIYQFNWDERMIGISLGIIGLLVGVVQGGLVRYINPKIGNEKSIYIGLALYTIGMLLFAFASESWMMFVFLIPYCLGGIAGPALQSVVASKVSPSEQGEIQGTLTSLMSASSIIGPPMMANTFYFFTHSDAPFKFAGAPFILGGFLMLLSTVVAYFSLKKHSVPKTEIIQQE